The following are encoded together in the Blautia obeum ATCC 29174 genome:
- a CDS encoding CPBP family intramembrane glutamic endopeptidase: MISQIVGYAGLWLIMKSGGGMDAYYQNAILFTGLTGLLAMIPCLWFYSRDRAARKIGGLVTSQKPWQLKIPEMLLLLGMGAAFSQFANMLVGILQSVLNYQEYQEAMDQLMEGKQMWFLILSMGIIAPLAEEIVFRWLIYLRLRDYMRMGAAAVISGLIFGIYHGNLVQAVYASLLGIVFAYILDISGCLWSSVLLHMGANIWSLISPDLYTWIIARNPAAIMILFLILLMVMILGCFYFTKRVQGRSKRVI, translated from the coding sequence TTGATTTCACAGATCGTTGGCTACGCAGGTCTGTGGCTGATCATGAAATCTGGCGGGGGAATGGATGCTTATTATCAAAATGCAATTCTTTTTACAGGGCTGACTGGATTACTTGCTATGATTCCCTGTCTGTGGTTTTACAGTAGAGACCGTGCAGCGAGAAAAATTGGCGGACTTGTAACTTCGCAAAAACCATGGCAGTTGAAAATTCCGGAAATGTTACTGTTGCTTGGAATGGGAGCGGCATTTTCTCAGTTTGCCAATATGCTTGTGGGAATACTGCAGTCGGTTTTGAATTATCAGGAATATCAGGAAGCTATGGACCAGCTGATGGAAGGAAAACAAATGTGGTTCCTGATCTTATCTATGGGAATCATAGCACCGCTTGCAGAGGAAATCGTTTTTCGCTGGCTGATCTATCTGAGACTTCGGGATTATATGCGAATGGGAGCAGCTGCTGTAATTTCTGGCCTGATTTTTGGAATCTATCATGGAAATCTGGTACAGGCTGTTTATGCGAGCCTTCTTGGAATAGTGTTTGCATATATTCTGGATATCAGTGGATGTCTGTGGAGCAGTGTGCTATTGCATATGGGGGCTAATATCTGGTCACTGATATCGCCGGATTTGTATACATGGATCATTGCCAGGAATCCGGCTGCAATCATGATATTATTCCTGATCTTACTGATGGTAATGATTTTGGGCTGTTTTTATTTTACAAAAAGAGTACAGGGAAGATCAAAACGAGTTATATAG
- the rpsB gene encoding 30S ribosomal protein S2, giving the protein MSVISMKQLLEAGVHFGHQTRRWNPKMAPYIYTERNGIYIIDLQQSVGMVDDAYNAVADIVANGGNILFVGTKKQAQDAIKAEAERCGQFYVNERWLGGMLTNFKTIQSRIARLKQIEAMEADGTFEVLPKKEVIELRKELAKLQKNLGGIKEMKRLPDAIFIVDPKKERICVQEAHTLGIPLIGICDTNCDPEELDYVIPGNDDAIRAVKLIVSKMADAVIEANQGTTEAEEAEVEEATEE; this is encoded by the coding sequence ATGAGCGTTATTTCAATGAAACAGCTTTTGGAAGCAGGTGTTCATTTCGGACATCAGACAAGAAGATGGAACCCTAAAATGGCTCCGTACATCTACACAGAAAGAAACGGAATCTATATCATCGACCTTCAGCAGTCTGTAGGCATGGTTGACGATGCATACAATGCAGTAGCTGATATCGTAGCTAACGGCGGAAACATCCTTTTCGTTGGTACTAAGAAACAGGCTCAGGATGCTATCAAAGCAGAAGCAGAGCGTTGCGGACAGTTCTATGTAAACGAAAGATGGCTTGGTGGTATGCTTACAAACTTCAAGACAATCCAGAGCCGTATTGCAAGACTGAAACAGATCGAAGCTATGGAAGCTGACGGAACTTTCGAAGTACTTCCAAAGAAAGAAGTTATTGAATTAAGAAAAGAACTTGCTAAACTGCAGAAAAACCTTGGCGGTATCAAAGAAATGAAACGCCTCCCAGACGCAATCTTCATCGTTGACCCTAAGAAAGAAAGAATCTGTGTTCAGGAAGCTCATACATTAGGTATTCCGCTTATCGGTATCTGCGATACTAACTGTGATCCGGAAGAACTGGATTATGTAATCCCGGGTAACGATGATGCTATTCGTGCCGTAAAACTGATCGTTTCAAAAATGGCAGACGCTGTTATCGAAGCAAATCAGGGAACAACAGAAGCTGAAGAAGCAGAAGTTGAAGAAGCTACAGAGGAATAA
- a CDS encoding GntR family transcriptional regulator, with amino-acid sequence MIILDYQDRRPIYEQITEKFRTLIYQGALPAGCRLPSVRQLAMELSINPNTIQRAYMTLEQEGLIYPVKGKGNFVAETRQIQEKSKEDFRKEFLELVRRGINTGMTEEELMTLVQKGYEEEQR; translated from the coding sequence ATGATAATACTAGATTATCAGGACAGACGTCCGATATATGAACAGATAACTGAAAAGTTCAGGACGCTGATCTATCAGGGAGCATTGCCGGCCGGTTGCAGACTTCCTTCTGTCCGGCAGCTGGCAATGGAATTATCTATCAACCCGAATACGATTCAGAGAGCTTATATGACACTGGAGCAGGAGGGACTGATCTATCCGGTAAAAGGCAAAGGGAATTTTGTTGCAGAGACGCGGCAGATTCAGGAAAAAAGCAAAGAAGATTTTCGAAAAGAATTTCTGGAACTTGTCAGACGTGGAATCAACACAGGTATGACAGAAGAAGAACTGATGACATTGGTTCAGAAAGGGTATGAGGAGGAACAGAGATGA
- a CDS encoding ABC transporter ATP-binding protein, with the protein MKRWIKKIIVRIREGYLKEIYKEMVWMYQYVKRYWFSICFYILAGVFGTVMGLGSSVVSKYLIDAVTGVRKDKILLFAVLIICMTAAGIISNAVISRISARINVMIQNEIQADIFEKIIHTEWKELKDFRSGDLLNRLSNDAVQVASSVISWIPNSITKLVQFIGAFAIIFYYDPVMAGIALLSAPVTVIFSRKFMGKMRTYNNEMREMTSSLMSFQDDTFQNIQTVKALDLTGVFEKKLQSLQNRYKEKMLDYNKFTVYTSSFMSAIGTGVSYICFGWSVYRLWSGYITTGTLLMFFQMANSLSSSFSSLIQIIPAAINAATCAGRLMSVSELEKENALDMEKVDRILEKEYKGITIELKEVNIHYKDGENVIHRGDFIANAGEITAVVGPSGEGKTTLIRVLLGLLHPMEGRAELKNAEGIKCRLSAGTREFFSYVPQGNTIFAGSIAENMRMVKEDATDEEIREVLEMACAYDFVKKLPKGMETVVGEKGSGLSEGQAQRLAIARALLKNAPVLILDEATSALDIDTEERVLKNIMKKEKGRTCVVTTHRPSVLSVSDHIYEIRESHLKKLK; encoded by the coding sequence TTGAAGCGGTGGATAAAGAAAATCATTGTCAGAATCAGAGAAGGATATCTGAAAGAAATATACAAAGAAATGGTGTGGATGTATCAGTATGTAAAACGTTATTGGTTTTCTATATGTTTTTATATCTTGGCAGGAGTCTTCGGTACCGTTATGGGACTTGGAAGCAGTGTTGTGTCCAAGTATCTGATCGATGCAGTCACCGGAGTCAGGAAAGATAAAATCCTTCTGTTCGCTGTGCTGATCATATGCATGACAGCAGCTGGAATTATCTCGAATGCAGTCATCAGCCGTATTTCAGCCAGAATCAATGTGATGATACAGAATGAGATACAGGCAGATATTTTTGAAAAGATCATACATACAGAATGGAAAGAACTCAAAGATTTTCGAAGCGGAGATCTTTTGAACCGCCTTTCAAATGATGCTGTACAGGTGGCTTCCAGCGTGATCAGCTGGATTCCGAACAGTATTACAAAGCTGGTGCAGTTTATTGGTGCATTTGCGATTATTTTTTATTATGATCCGGTCATGGCAGGAATTGCACTTCTCAGTGCTCCGGTTACGGTGATTTTTTCCAGAAAATTCATGGGGAAGATGCGGACCTATAATAATGAAATGCGCGAGATGACCAGCAGTCTGATGTCCTTTCAGGATGATACTTTTCAGAATATCCAGACAGTAAAAGCCCTTGATCTGACAGGAGTATTTGAAAAGAAGCTACAGAGCCTTCAGAACAGATACAAAGAAAAAATGTTGGATTATAATAAATTTACCGTGTATACGTCTTCCTTTATGTCAGCAATAGGAACCGGTGTTTCGTATATCTGCTTTGGATGGAGCGTGTACAGACTCTGGAGTGGGTACATCACCACCGGAACCCTGCTGATGTTTTTCCAGATGGCAAATTCACTGTCTTCCTCGTTTTCCTCACTGATTCAGATCATACCGGCTGCCATCAACGCTGCTACTTGTGCGGGACGCCTGATGTCGGTTTCGGAACTGGAAAAAGAAAATGCTCTGGATATGGAGAAGGTAGATCGAATTCTGGAAAAAGAGTATAAAGGGATCACGATTGAGTTAAAAGAAGTCAATATTCATTATAAAGACGGAGAGAATGTGATTCACAGGGGGGATTTTATTGCGAATGCAGGTGAGATCACTGCAGTCGTTGGGCCGTCAGGCGAAGGAAAGACAACATTGATTCGCGTATTACTTGGACTTCTGCATCCAATGGAAGGAAGGGCTGAACTTAAGAATGCAGAGGGAATAAAATGCAGACTTTCTGCCGGAACACGAGAATTTTTCAGCTATGTGCCGCAGGGCAATACCATCTTTGCAGGAAGCATTGCTGAGAATATGAGGATGGTAAAAGAAGATGCCACAGATGAAGAAATCAGAGAAGTTCTGGAAATGGCCTGCGCCTATGATTTTGTAAAAAAACTTCCGAAGGGCATGGAAACAGTGGTAGGTGAGAAGGGAAGTGGACTTTCGGAAGGGCAGGCACAGAGACTGGCCATAGCGAGGGCACTCCTGAAAAATGCACCGGTTCTGATTTTGGATGAAGCGACTTCGGCACTGGATATAGATACGGAAGAACGGGTATTAAAAAACATTATGAAGAAGGAGAAAGGCAGGACCTGTGTTGTTACGACACATCGCCCAAGTGTTCTTTCTGTCAGTGATCATATTTATGAAATCAGAGAGAGTCATTTAAAGAAACTGAAATAG
- a CDS encoding HAD-IA family hydrolase produces the protein MYKAILFDLDGTLTESGEGITKCVQYALEKLGRPESDLEKLKVFIGPPLMEQFMKYADLDEATARKAVEYYRERYSTTGIFENCPYPGVEKLLQELRRKKYLLAVASSKPEYYVKQILDYFNLTEYFDEIVGSEMNGARTNKTEVIEETLKRLGLDHHREQVIMVGDKEHDVLGARKAGLDCVAVSYGYGTEEELAASQPLQIVASAEEILDFFV, from the coding sequence ATGTATAAAGCAATCTTATTTGATCTGGATGGAACGCTGACAGAGTCAGGTGAGGGAATCACAAAATGCGTGCAGTATGCGCTTGAAAAGCTTGGCAGACCAGAGTCGGATCTTGAAAAACTGAAAGTGTTTATCGGCCCACCACTGATGGAGCAGTTTATGAAGTATGCAGATCTGGATGAAGCAACTGCGCGCAAAGCAGTGGAATATTACAGAGAGCGTTATTCTACAACTGGAATATTTGAGAATTGTCCATACCCAGGTGTGGAAAAGCTGCTTCAGGAATTAAGGAGAAAGAAATACCTTCTGGCAGTTGCATCTTCCAAACCGGAATATTATGTGAAACAGATTTTAGATTATTTTAATTTGACGGAATATTTTGACGAAATTGTGGGAAGTGAAATGAATGGAGCCAGAACAAATAAGACAGAGGTGATTGAAGAAACCTTGAAACGCCTTGGATTGGATCATCACCGTGAGCAGGTGATCATGGTAGGGGATAAGGAGCACGATGTTCTTGGCGCCAGAAAGGCAGGACTTGATTGTGTGGCTGTTTCTTATGGTTATGGGACAGAAGAAGAACTTGCGGCCTCCCAGCCATTGCAGATTGTGGCATCAGCTGAAGAAATCCTGGATTTTTTCGTCTGA
- a CDS encoding pseudouridine synthase — MAKAVRLDKFLADAGKGTRSEVKKFIQKGQVQVNGAPAKKPELKVDPEKDTVILSGETVGVAPEFVYYLLNKPAGCVSATEDRNDRTVMEYVPSDRKGIFPVGRLDKDTEGLLLITDDGMLAHELLAPGKHVDKTYFVRVEGKLTVEKIEKLENGVDIGEKKLTMPAKVEIVGGSWEGAGEPEPGRVRRENLPEVYTELHLTIHEGKFHQVKRMMEAVGTPVIYLKRISMGPLILPDDLKKGECRSLTDEELRKLKT; from the coding sequence ATGGCAAAGGCAGTAAGGCTGGACAAATTTCTTGCTGACGCAGGAAAAGGAACCAGAAGTGAAGTGAAAAAATTCATACAGAAAGGGCAGGTTCAGGTCAACGGAGCTCCGGCGAAGAAACCGGAACTGAAGGTTGATCCGGAGAAGGATACCGTTATACTTTCAGGTGAAACAGTCGGTGTGGCACCGGAATTTGTTTATTATCTTCTGAATAAACCAGCCGGCTGCGTCAGTGCAACAGAAGACCGCAATGACAGAACAGTCATGGAATATGTACCTTCCGATCGCAAAGGAATTTTTCCGGTAGGAAGACTTGACAAAGATACAGAAGGATTACTTCTTATTACAGATGACGGTATGCTGGCACATGAACTTCTTGCCCCGGGGAAACATGTGGACAAAACCTATTTTGTCCGCGTGGAAGGAAAGCTTACAGTGGAAAAGATCGAGAAACTGGAAAATGGTGTGGATATCGGCGAAAAAAAACTGACGATGCCGGCTAAGGTAGAAATTGTTGGCGGAAGCTGGGAAGGTGCAGGTGAACCAGAACCAGGGCGCGTCCGCAGAGAAAATCTCCCGGAAGTCTATACAGAACTGCATCTGACGATCCACGAAGGAAAATTCCATCAGGTGAAACGCATGATGGAAGCGGTCGGAACCCCCGTTATCTACCTCAAGAGAATCTCCATGGGTCCCCTCATCCTCCCCGACGACCTTAAAAAAGGAGAATGCCGATCCCTGACAGATGAGGAACTAAGAAAGTTGAAAACATGA
- the tsf gene encoding translation elongation factor Ts, translating into MAITAAQVKELREMTGAGMMDCKKALTATDGDMDKAVEFLREKGLATAQKKASRVAAEGLCKTLVADDEKNAVVVEVNSETDFVAKNEKFQSYVADVAAQALTTSAADIDAFLAEPWALDTTKTVNEALAAQIAVIGENMHIRRFAQVKEENGFVASYTHMGGKIGVLVDVETDVVNDAVKEMARNVAMQIAALKPQYTSDSEVSAEYIEHEKEILLAQIQNDPKESQKPEKVIQGMITGRIKKELKEICLLDQVYVKAEDGKQTVAKYVEEVAKANGAKIAIKGFVRFETGEGIEKRQDDFAAEVAAQVAGK; encoded by the coding sequence ATGGCTATTACAGCAGCTCAGGTAAAAGAATTAAGAGAAATGACCGGTGCCGGAATGATGGATTGTAAGAAAGCTCTTACAGCTACAGATGGCGATATGGACAAAGCAGTAGAATTCCTGCGTGAAAAAGGTCTTGCTACAGCTCAGAAAAAAGCAAGCCGTGTTGCAGCAGAAGGTCTTTGCAAGACTCTTGTTGCTGATGATGAGAAGAACGCAGTTGTTGTAGAAGTTAACTCTGAGACAGACTTCGTTGCTAAGAATGAAAAATTCCAGAGCTATGTTGCAGATGTTGCAGCACAGGCACTTACAACTTCCGCAGCTGACATCGACGCTTTCCTTGCAGAGCCATGGGCACTTGATACAACCAAGACTGTAAACGAAGCTCTTGCAGCTCAGATCGCAGTTATCGGTGAGAACATGCACATCAGAAGATTTGCTCAGGTGAAAGAAGAAAACGGATTCGTTGCTTCTTACACACATATGGGTGGAAAAATCGGCGTTCTTGTAGACGTTGAAACAGATGTTGTTAACGATGCAGTGAAAGAAATGGCTAGAAACGTAGCAATGCAGATTGCAGCTCTGAAACCGCAGTACACAAGCGACAGCGAAGTAAGTGCTGAATATATCGAGCATGAAAAAGAAATCCTTCTTGCTCAGATCCAGAACGATCCGAAAGAATCCCAGAAACCGGAGAAGGTTATCCAGGGTATGATCACTGGACGTATCAAGAAAGAACTCAAAGAGATCTGCCTTCTTGATCAGGTTTACGTTAAAGCAGAAGATGGAAAACAGACTGTTGCTAAATATGTAGAAGAAGTTGCTAAAGCAAACGGCGCTAAGATTGCAATCAAAGGTTTCGTTCGTTTTGAAACTGGCGAAGGTATCGAAAAACGTCAGGATGACTTCGCAGCAGAAGTTGCAGCTCAGGTAGCTGGTAAATAA
- a CDS encoding S24/S26 family peptidase: MDHEIPVRIVDNQEYMKVVRSILEEGKEVPLVVTGNSMMPFLIDRRDQVLIKRIERPLKKGDIAFFQRENGQYIMHRIHFMRKDDRTGENQFYFIGDGQKNIEGPIKETRIFGVITGVLRKGKYLDEHTFTWRFFENIWRYVIPFRPLIIKIYSLFKR, encoded by the coding sequence ATGGATCACGAAATTCCTGTCCGTATTGTAGACAACCAGGAATACATGAAGGTTGTCCGCTCAATTCTTGAGGAGGGAAAAGAAGTTCCCCTTGTTGTCACAGGAAACAGTATGATGCCGTTTCTTATTGACAGGAGGGATCAGGTGCTGATAAAAAGGATTGAACGTCCTCTGAAAAAAGGAGATATTGCTTTTTTTCAGAGAGAAAACGGACAGTATATTATGCACAGAATTCACTTTATGCGAAAAGATGACAGAACTGGTGAAAACCAGTTCTATTTTATTGGAGATGGACAGAAAAACATAGAAGGACCTATTAAAGAAACTCGGATTTTTGGCGTAATTACCGGGGTTTTGCGGAAAGGGAAATATTTGGATGAACACACATTTACATGGAGATTTTTTGAGAATATCTGGCGTTATGTGATACCATTTCGTCCCCTGATAATAAAAATATATTCACTTTTTAAGCGTTGA
- a CDS encoding DUF6449 domain-containing protein, with protein MRSRIFSSKYLKTISKGQLWMPAFIALGFLLAFPVTGMVKLSSWSDLQYSALQNQILYNNLWKDGFVLSGMIISSIAAFINSVNGFIYLYSGKKTDYYHGLPMKRTEMFLERVFSGLVYYLMPYIVAEFLMICIGAARGFFSLSIMGMAVKMFFLHIIIYLVIYFSIVLVISVTGNMLMGILCLGGMYLYGIVLNLILVAYGQSFWQTFFSAEYQYGRFNALLHMASPGTLILNMVSDYAEGKTGKLLAAVIILGVIFGVLAWTAYKKRPSESAGKSMVYSWISIVVRFMVVVPGGLAVGWIFYSLTTGKVRILWWIFGMILGTVIIHGLSETIYQMSFQGFFTKKLQLVIAGALVAVCALIFQKDLLHFDSYIPKQEDIASMNLNMMSFDQDYYENVQKTKDGEYEITDANNWAEPAMAFVGKNGIGDQTYKALQDIVSSNPKGEVIDGDYTYYSIIKYTLKSGKEIYRKYWIGTENLSALVKGLYEEENLKEQKFGFLNLDQKYLKNIGLNDASGNGYSIFQNDSDKMKQLLEAMKKDVDAATAEDFMQAPEVKMDFAYQFPGKQDVNNMIPGNTNANVQYANWIVGIYPSFKNTLAILKETGYPLTVEDLDIEKIMLNYFNDEDGQQEDVTYEMPEEIKALKEALTVRYNGYVDKDSEIYQNIYVSVYTDKGEAVNAYGLKTEKLPDFVKEKITEMGIIQSSMQMDAPVTKEETVYTDDSEDMVSQEIIGGADEPTSIYLESSGDSGSSETE; from the coding sequence ATGAGATCCAGAATATTTTCTTCTAAATATTTAAAGACAATTTCCAAAGGACAGTTATGGATGCCGGCATTTATAGCACTTGGTTTTTTACTGGCATTTCCGGTGACTGGTATGGTGAAATTGAGTTCATGGAGTGATCTACAATATTCAGCTTTACAAAATCAGATTTTGTATAATAATTTGTGGAAAGATGGTTTTGTGCTGTCGGGTATGATTATTTCATCAATAGCAGCTTTCATAAACAGTGTGAACGGATTTATTTATCTGTATTCTGGCAAAAAAACAGACTATTATCATGGGCTTCCGATGAAAAGAACAGAAATGTTTCTGGAAAGAGTGTTTTCAGGCCTGGTATATTATCTGATGCCATATATCGTAGCAGAATTTCTGATGATCTGCATTGGTGCAGCACGAGGCTTTTTCAGCTTGAGTATTATGGGGATGGCTGTGAAAATGTTCTTCCTGCATATCATCATCTACCTGGTGATCTATTTCAGTATTGTGCTGGTAATCAGTGTGACGGGAAATATGCTGATGGGTATTCTTTGTCTGGGTGGAATGTACTTGTATGGTATTGTGTTGAATCTGATTCTTGTAGCCTATGGACAGTCATTTTGGCAGACCTTCTTCTCGGCGGAATACCAGTATGGTCGCTTTAATGCGCTTTTACATATGGCATCTCCGGGAACGCTGATTCTCAATATGGTCAGTGATTATGCGGAAGGAAAGACAGGAAAATTACTTGCAGCAGTCATTATTCTTGGTGTTATATTTGGAGTCCTGGCATGGACAGCATATAAGAAACGGCCATCAGAATCAGCTGGAAAATCTATGGTTTATTCGTGGATTTCAATCGTAGTGAGATTTATGGTCGTGGTTCCGGGCGGCCTTGCAGTCGGCTGGATATTCTATTCTCTTACTACCGGAAAAGTCAGAATCCTTTGGTGGATTTTCGGAATGATACTTGGAACAGTCATAATACATGGTTTATCAGAAACGATATATCAGATGAGTTTCCAGGGATTTTTTACGAAAAAGTTACAGCTGGTAATTGCAGGGGCACTTGTAGCAGTTTGTGCACTTATTTTCCAGAAAGACCTGCTGCATTTTGACAGCTATATTCCAAAACAGGAAGATATTGCATCCATGAATCTCAACATGATGTCTTTTGACCAGGATTACTATGAGAATGTCCAAAAGACCAAAGATGGAGAATATGAAATAACAGATGCAAATAACTGGGCAGAACCGGCTATGGCATTTGTCGGTAAAAATGGTATAGGTGATCAGACTTATAAGGCTCTTCAGGATATCGTTTCCAGCAATCCCAAAGGTGAGGTGATTGATGGCGATTATACATATTATTCAATTATAAAATATACACTTAAATCAGGAAAAGAGATCTACCGAAAATACTGGATAGGGACGGAGAACTTAAGTGCTCTTGTAAAAGGATTATATGAGGAAGAAAATCTGAAAGAACAGAAATTTGGTTTTCTTAATCTTGATCAGAAATATCTGAAAAATATTGGATTGAATGATGCAAGCGGAAATGGATACAGTATCTTCCAGAATGATTCTGATAAAATGAAACAGCTCCTTGAAGCAATGAAGAAGGATGTCGACGCTGCAACAGCAGAAGATTTCATGCAGGCACCTGAGGTAAAAATGGATTTTGCTTATCAGTTTCCTGGCAAACAGGATGTGAATAATATGATACCAGGTAATACCAATGCAAATGTACAGTATGCGAACTGGATAGTCGGTATTTATCCTTCATTTAAAAATACGCTTGCAATTCTTAAGGAAACAGGTTATCCTCTGACGGTAGAAGATCTGGATATTGAAAAGATCATGCTGAACTATTTTAACGATGAGGATGGTCAGCAGGAAGATGTGACTTATGAGATGCCGGAAGAAATAAAAGCTCTGAAAGAAGCATTGACTGTAAGATATAATGGATACGTTGACAAAGATTCCGAGATCTATCAGAATATTTATGTATCTGTGTATACGGATAAAGGCGAGGCTGTGAATGCATATGGATTGAAGACAGAAAAGCTGCCTGATTTCGTAAAAGAAAAAATTACAGAGATGGGAATCATACAGAGTAGTATGCAGATGGATGCACCGGTAACAAAAGAAGAAACGGTGTATACGGATGACAGCGAAGATATGGTATCACAGGAGATCATAGGTGGAGCAGATGAACCAACTTCAATCTATCTGGAAAGCAGCGGCGATTCAGGTTCATCTGAGACAGAATAA
- a CDS encoding ABC transporter ATP-binding protein, with protein MIEIRGCSKAFGTLMAVSKVSLEIGEREVFGLVGSNGAGKSTLLRMIAGILKPDEGEIKIDDMAVFDNEKAKEQVFYISDDCYFPTNYTALDMAAFYQLHYPKFEKQRFAKLMNQFQLDERRKVGSFSKGMKKQLMVLLGISAGTKYLLCDETFDGLDPVVRQGVKSLLAAEIMSRDFTPVLASHNLRELEDICDHVGLLHKGGMLLSKDLEDMKFHIHKVQCVLTDRKQEEELKKELDILKVDHQGSLVLFTARGTRSEIMAKIQEKNPLFSEVLPLTLEEIFISETEVAGYEIQNIFF; from the coding sequence ATGATAGAGATAAGGGGATGCAGCAAAGCATTTGGGACGCTTATGGCAGTCAGTAAGGTTTCGCTGGAAATCGGGGAAAGAGAGGTCTTTGGTCTGGTTGGAAGCAACGGTGCAGGGAAGAGTACACTTCTTCGTATGATTGCAGGAATTCTGAAACCTGATGAGGGTGAAATAAAGATTGATGATATGGCAGTATTTGATAATGAAAAGGCAAAAGAACAGGTTTTCTACATATCTGATGATTGCTATTTTCCGACAAACTATACAGCGTTGGATATGGCTGCGTTCTACCAGCTGCATTATCCGAAATTTGAGAAGCAGAGATTTGCAAAACTGATGAATCAGTTCCAGCTTGATGAAAGAAGAAAAGTCGGCAGCTTTTCTAAGGGTATGAAAAAACAGTTGATGGTACTTCTTGGAATCAGTGCAGGGACAAAATATCTTCTCTGTGATGAAACATTTGACGGATTAGATCCGGTAGTACGTCAGGGGGTTAAGAGTTTGCTTGCAGCAGAAATCATGAGCAGAGATTTTACTCCGGTTCTTGCTTCACACAATTTGAGAGAACTGGAAGACATTTGTGATCATGTGGGACTTTTGCATAAAGGAGGCATGCTTTTGAGTAAAGACCTAGAAGATATGAAATTCCATATTCATAAAGTACAGTGTGTTTTGACAGACAGGAAACAGGAAGAGGAATTGAAAAAAGAACTGGACATATTAAAGGTTGACCATCAGGGATCACTTGTATTGTTTACAGCAAGAGGTACGCGGTCAGAAATTATGGCAAAGATACAGGAGAAGAATCCATTGTTCAGTGAAGTGCTTCCACTGACTCTGGAAGAAATATTTATCAGTGAAACGGAGGTGGCTGGTTATGAGATCCAGAATATTTTCTTCTAA
- a CDS encoding gamma carbonic anhydrase family protein has protein sequence MNYKNVKISEDARIAKQSVIIGDVTIGRDSCVLYYAVIRGDEAPIVIGEETNIQENCTVHVSHNKPVSIGNNVTIGHNAVIHSCTIGDRTLIGMGAVILDGAQIGNDCIIGAGSLVTKNTVIPDGSLVLGSPAKIKRNLTWEEKLGNLENSREYVKVSGEMKAQGIL, from the coding sequence GTGAACTACAAAAATGTAAAAATATCAGAAGACGCACGAATAGCGAAACAGTCCGTAATTATTGGTGATGTGACGATCGGACGAGACAGCTGTGTATTATATTATGCAGTGATCCGTGGTGATGAAGCACCAATTGTAATCGGTGAGGAGACCAATATTCAGGAGAACTGCACGGTTCATGTAAGTCATAATAAGCCGGTTTCTATTGGAAACAATGTTACAATAGGGCATAATGCCGTGATTCATAGCTGTACGATCGGAGACCGGACGCTGATTGGAATGGGTGCGGTAATTCTGGATGGTGCACAGATCGGAAACGACTGTATCATTGGAGCCGGAAGTCTGGTAACAAAGAATACTGTGATTCCGGATGGTTCACTTGTGTTGGGAAGTCCGGCGAAAATAAAGAGAAATCTTACCTGGGAAGAGAAACTTGGTAATCTCGAAAACAGCAGAGAATACGTTAAGGTTTCCGGTGAGATGAAAGCACAGGGTATTTTGTAA